ACGAGGTCGGGCGTGAACTGGAGCCGGGCGAACCGTCCGCCCACGACATGCGCCAGGGTCTTCGCGGCGAGCGTCTTGGCGACGCCCGGCACGCCCTCCAGCAGGCAGTGGCCGCGGGCCAGTACGGCGGTGAACATCCGCTCCACCATGCGGTCCTGGCCGACGATCACCCGCTTGACCTCGAAGAGGGCCTCTTCCAGGAGCTTGCCGTCGGGGGGCAGGGCGGCCGGTGCGGTGGCCACGGTCACAGCTCCGAGGCGGGGTCGCCGCCGCTCGGGGCGGTGCCGGCGTCCTTCCACGGGCAGTCCTCGCCGCCCGCCGCGCCCCCGCCGGAGGAGGTGCCCTCCTCTACGACGAACCTGACCTGCTCGTGCGGCGTCTCGTCACCGTCGGCGGCGAGCGCGACACCGCCGCCCGTGAGGCCGGCGGCGGCCAGGACGGAGACGGTGACGATCGCCTTCTTCGTACGACGTGTCATGATCGGTGGCTCCTTCGGCCGTGGGGAACGACGTCGGATACGGAGCCAAGACCATCAGGCGAGGGCGAAAACGGGCTTAAAGGCGGCGTCAAAGAGCGGGCCGAACGGCAATCGACGGCCAGGACGAGATCATCGCTCAGGCCGAGGGCGTGGGCGCGGGGTCGAGGGTGAGCGGAGTCAGGCCCTGGCAATCCGGGGAAGCCTTGTAGGCCTGTTCGAGTGCCGGGTTGCGGGAGAGCAGGCTCGGCAGGTCGGCGTCCTTCGGCACGGCCGAGTTCACGTCGTCGGCCACCGCCATCGGGAATGTGGAGGTGAACACGTCCGACGACGACGCGCCTGCCAGGGTCTTCCGCGCCTTTCCGACCTCGGCGGCAGCGGCCTGAAGTGCCGCGACGTAGGCGACGGTGACCTCGTCTCCGCCCGCGACGGGTGACGGGCCGATCTCCCGGAACTCCTCGGCCTTCTCCTGGAGCCCTTCGTGGGACGCCCTGACGAAGTGAGCGAGCTGCTCGCGGGTGGGCTTGCGCGGCACGTAGCTCAGGGCCGCGACGCGCGCCGCGCCCTGCTGGGCCTGGAGGTTCTTGTCGGCGGTGCACACCTTGCCCACCCAGGTGCTCATGGCCCGGGTGGGAGCCGGCGCGCTGGACGGGGCGCCGCCGGACGGGTCGGGCGCACCGCCGTCGCTGCCGCCGGACGAGCACGCGACCAGCCCCACAAGGGCCATGAGCAGCGCGATGGAGGCGGTCGGCACCGGACGAGGCGGTCGTCCACTCGGTGTCATATGTCACCTGGCGAAGTCTCGTTGGGGATCTGGGCGGCAGGAGGATACGCGTCCTTCCCCGGGAGGGGTCCCCAGCGGAGTGCCGTGCTGATCAGCGAGGGTATCTCGCCGTTTCGGCCGCCACAGGGGGCTACGGGTGTTCCGCCCCGTCCTCCAGCCGCTGCCCCCGCAACAGGAACCACGTCGCCACCGCGGCGGCCAGGAGGACCGCCGCGCCGACGCCCGCCGCGAGGGCCAGGCCGTCGACGAAGGACGTGCGGGCCGCGTCCAGCATCACCGCGGAGGTGTGCGCGGGCATGCTCGCGGCCGCCTCCACGGCGCCGCCCAGCGACTCGTGGGCCGCGGCCGGTGTGCCTGCCGGACCGGTGAAGTCGCGGTAGACACCGGTCACGATGGAACCGAGCACGGCGATGCCGAGGGCCGCGCCGAGTTCGTACGCCGTCTCGGACACGGCGGACGCGGAACCGGCCTGCTCCTTGGGCACGCTGGAGAGGATCACGTCGGCGGTCACGGTGAACGAGAAACCGGCTCCGACGCCGACCACCAGCAGCGAGGCACCGAGCAGCGGGTAGGCGGTGGACTGGCCGATCACCGTGAGCGCGGCCAGGGCGAGGCCGATCGCCGCGAGCCCCCCGGAGACGACGGCCCGCACCGAGAAGCGCCGGGCCGCGCGTCCCGCGACCAGACCGGCCACCACCGCGCCGATCGCGGCGGGCAGTTCCGCCAGCCCCGCCTCCAACGGGCGCCTGCCCTGGACGAGTTGCAGGTACTGGGAGAGGAAGAACACCAGCCCGGACAGTCCGAGGATGGTCAGCAGATCGGCCAGCACCGCCCCGCTGAAGCCGCGGTTGCTGAACAGCCGCATGTCCAGCAGCGGGGCCGGAAGGGTGAACTGGCGGCGTACGAACCCGTAGAGGGCGGCCACGCCCAGCAGACCCACGGCCAGGGTGTCCCACGCGAAGCCGTGCGTGGCGGCCTCCTTGATCGCGTACACGACACCGACCATGCCGACCAGCGACAGCACGACGCTGGCCAGGTCCCAGGGGCCGGGGTTCGCGGTGCGCGACTCGGGCAGCAGCTTGATGCCTACGAGGACCAGGACGGCCATCACGGGCAGGTTGATCAGGAAGACCGAGCCCCACCAGAAGTGCTCCAGCAGGAACCCGCCGACGATCGGGCCGACGGCGGTACCGGCGGAGGCGGTGGCGCCCCAGATGCCGACGGCGAAACTGCGTTCGCGCGGGTCGTGGAAGAGGTTGCGGATCAGGGCGAGCGTGGCCGGCATCAGGGTCGCGCCGGCGACGCCGAGCAGCGCCCGCGCCACGATCAGCGTCTCCGGTGTCGTGGCGTAGGCGTTGAACACGGATATCGTGCCGAACGCCGTGGCACCGACGAGCAGGATCCGCTTGCGGCCTATCCGGTCGCCGAGGCTGCCCATGGAGACGAGCAGACCGGCGATGACGAACGAGTAGACGTCGCCGATCCACAGCAGCTGCGTGCCGGAGGGCTTGAGGTCCTCGCTGATGTAGGGGGTCGCGAGACCGAGGACGGTCGCGTCGACGGCCACCAGCAGCACGGCGAGCACGAGGACGCCGAGCGCGAGCCAGCGGCCCGGGCGCTTCACCGTCTCGGCCGTCTCAGCCGGCTGCAACGTGCTGGTCATGATTCCTCTCTCCGTAGTGCGCCGCCGAGCAGCAGCTCGACGATCATGTGCTGGAAGTCCTTGGGGGCGCCCTTGCCGCTCTGCACCATCCAGGCGCCGGAGGCCAGTAGGCCGTAGAGCGCCTCGGTGAGCCAGGCCGGCGTGAGGTCGATGCGGAACTCGCCGCTGAGCTGGCCGCGCCGGAACAGGGCGGAGATCCGGTCGTCGATCAGGGTCCAGCCCGGGTTCTGCTCCTCGCCCTCGAACAGCTGGTTCTCGGTGTAGAGGAACCCGAGCAGTCCGGCGGCGGGCTCGATGGCCCCGACCAGCCGGCGCACGGCCTCGCTCGCCGTGCCCTCGTCGAGCCGGGCGGCGTCCAGCGCGGCCTCGCACTCCGCGATGCCCAGCGACTCCAGCGCGCGGACGAGCGCGTCACGCCCGGCGAAGTGGCGGTGCAGTGTGGCGCGGCTGATCCCGGCGGTCTTCGCGACCTCGTCCATGGTCGCGGTGGATTTCCGGGTCAGCAGGGCCGCGGCGGTGCGCAGCACGTGGTCAGGATCGACAGCCATGAGACGACCATACTCCATATGAGACATGAATGTCTCATACTGGGCGTGGGTGACTCACGGCTGCCGGTGCATGGAGAGGTGGTGATCAGTGCCAGGGCAGTTGGCCGCGCCGCTCCCAGTACGCCTGCGGTTCCTCGACCAGCGTGGCGAGGCGGGTCAGCTGGTCGTCGTCGAGGTCGACGACCGTCGCGTGCAGGTTGGAGGCGAGCTGGGTGGTGGTGGCCGCGCCGGAGAGGACGACGCCGGCCCAGGGCTGCCGCAGGATCACCGCCAGGGCGACGGCGTCACAGCCCAGCCCGGTCTCCTCGGCGATCTCCTTCAGCACGTCCGGCGCGTGCGGCCCCGCGAGGCGGCCGTTGGCCATGCCCTCCTTGACGATCACGGTGAGCCCGGCGTCGTGTGCCTCGGCGAGGGCGGGCGCGGCGGAGGTCTCCAGCGCGTTGTACGTCGACTGGACGGTACGGAAGAGGGGTTCGCCGTCGACCGTCACGGCGAGGGCGGCGCGGATCGCGTCCGCCTGCGCGGGACCGCTGGTGGAGAAGCCGATGGTGAGCCCCTGGGCGGCGGCTTCCGCGAGC
The genomic region above belongs to Streptomyces coeruleorubidus and contains:
- a CDS encoding MFS transporter; its protein translation is MTSTLQPAETAETVKRPGRWLALGVLVLAVLLVAVDATVLGLATPYISEDLKPSGTQLLWIGDVYSFVIAGLLVSMGSLGDRIGRKRILLVGATAFGTISVFNAYATTPETLIVARALLGVAGATLMPATLALIRNLFHDPRERSFAVGIWGATASAGTAVGPIVGGFLLEHFWWGSVFLINLPVMAVLVLVGIKLLPESRTANPGPWDLASVVLSLVGMVGVVYAIKEAATHGFAWDTLAVGLLGVAALYGFVRRQFTLPAPLLDMRLFSNRGFSGAVLADLLTILGLSGLVFFLSQYLQLVQGRRPLEAGLAELPAAIGAVVAGLVAGRAARRFSVRAVVSGGLAAIGLALAALTVIGQSTAYPLLGASLLVVGVGAGFSFTVTADVILSSVPKEQAGSASAVSETAYELGAALGIAVLGSIVTGVYRDFTGPAGTPAAAHESLGGAVEAAASMPAHTSAVMLDAARTSFVDGLALAAGVGAAVLLAAAVATWFLLRGQRLEDGAEHP
- a CDS encoding TetR/AcrR family transcriptional regulator, giving the protein MAVDPDHVLRTAAALLTRKSTATMDEVAKTAGISRATLHRHFAGRDALVRALESLGIAECEAALDAARLDEGTASEAVRRLVGAIEPAAGLLGFLYTENQLFEGEEQNPGWTLIDDRISALFRRGQLSGEFRIDLTPAWLTEALYGLLASGAWMVQSGKGAPKDFQHMIVELLLGGALRREES
- a CDS encoding aldo/keto reductase → MPFARLATATTPTCHIGLGLAAVGRPGYINLGRDEDLGDDRSVETLRNRTHELLNAAYAQGVRYFDAARSYGRSEEFLADWLKARPGLDDIVVGSKWGYTYTADWSTDAETHEVKDHTLPTYERQRAETDALFGDRLDLYQIHSVTPDSPALTDKELHAKLAEAAAQGLTIGFSTSGPAQADAIRAALAVTVDGEPLFRTVQSTYNALETSAAPALAEAHDAGLTVIVKEGMANGRLAGPHAPDVLKEIAEETGLGCDAVALAVILRQPWAGVVLSGAATTTQLASNLHATVVDLDDDQLTRLATLVEEPQAYWERRGQLPWH